One genomic window of Scylla paramamosain isolate STU-SP2022 chromosome 20, ASM3559412v1, whole genome shotgun sequence includes the following:
- the LOC135110158 gene encoding uncharacterized protein LOC135110158, with product MLLPSAAGSASAVSVFPESMASGEEPGEDIPPATDHAGVRQQPEVLLCEGLHHITLLEVLLCEGSHHITPLDVLLCEGSHHITPLDVLLCEGSHHITPLDVLLCEGSHHITPLDVLLCEGLHHITPLDVLLCEGLHHITPLDVLLCEGSHHITPLPLTTVSKECISESSAYGEKPGEDTSPATDHAGVRQQPEVLLCEGSQHITPLPLTTVGKECISGVPNPSRPE from the exons ATGCTGCTGCCATCAGCTGCAGGGAGTGCTTctgctgtctctgtctttccagAATCCATGGCATCTGGGGAGGAGCCTGGAGAGGACATTCCCCCAGCCACAGACCATGCTGGTGTGAGGCAGCAGCCTGAGGTGCTCCTTTGTGAAGGATTGCACCATATCACTCTCCTTGAGGTGCTCCTTTGTGAAGGGTCACACCATATCACTCCCCTTGATGTGCTCCTTTGTGAAGGGTCACACCATATCACTCCCCTTGATGTGCTCCTTTGTGAAGGGTCACACCATATCACTCCCCTTGATGTGCTCCTTTGTGAAGGGTCGCACCATATCACTCCCCTTGATGTGCTCCTTTGTGAAGGGTTGCACCATATCACTCCCCTTGATGTGCTCCTTTGTGAAGGGTTGCACCATATCACTCCCCTTGATGTGCTCCTTTGTGAAGGGTCACACCATATCACTCCCCTGCCTCTCACCACTGTCAGTAAGGAATGCATTTCAG AATCCTCAGCATATGGGGAGAAGCCTGGAGAGGACACTTCCCCAGCCACAGACCATGCTGGTGTGAGGCAGCAGCCTGAAGTGCTCCTTTGTGAAGGGTCACAGCATATCACTCCCCTGCCTCTCACCACTGTTGGGAAGGAATGCATTTCGG GCGTCCCCAACCCCTCCCGCCCTGAGTGA